The proteins below come from a single Stomoxys calcitrans chromosome 1, idStoCalc2.1, whole genome shotgun sequence genomic window:
- the LOC106089581 gene encoding heat shock protein 27, with protein sequence MSLVPTTFHDLARELDRPIRYYPPYDFHLYPYLWDDPRLWWPSNSLLRPMDELVTRRVRNQSIQSHLLDWAYPMRWDNYYNGERVHIDDKGFQVEIDVRNFRPHEIEVKTTDDYVIVQGKHARRNDGNSMVERHFFRKYLLPRGFNANEVISDLSTDGILTIKAPPPPPTKYYKPGERLVRVHETGKLALPWK encoded by the coding sequence ATGTCACTTGTGCCAACAACTTTTCATGATCTTGCGCGTGAACTCGACCGTCCGATTCGTTATTATCCGCCTTATGATTTTCATTTGTATCCCTACCTTTGGGATGATCCGCGTTTGTGGTGGCCCTCAAACTCATTGCTAAGGCCAATGGACGAGTTGGTAACACGGCGTGTCCGCAATCAATCCATTCAATCGCATCTCTTGGATTGGGCCTATCCCATGCGCTGGGACAACTATTACAACGGCGAAAGGGTGCACATCGACGACAAGGGTTTCCAGGTGGAAATAGACGTACGCAACTTTAGACCCCATGAGATTGAGGTTAAGACCACCGACGACTATGTAATTGTGCAAGGCAAACATGCCCGACGCAACGACGGCAATAGTATGGTGGAACGACATTTCTTTCGAAAGTATCTGCTGCCTCGCGGCTTCAATGCTAACGAAGTTATCTCGGACTTGTCCACAGATGGCATACTCACAATCAAGGCACCACCCCCACCTCCCACAAAGTACTACAAGCCCGGCGAACGTCTAGTCAGGGTCCATGAAACTGGTAAACTTGCTCTGCCTTGGAAATAG